From a single Thermothielavioides terrestris NRRL 8126 chromosome 1, complete sequence genomic region:
- a CDS encoding glycoside hydrolase family 11 protein (CAZy_ID 269847) — protein sequence MVSFTYLALLASSVLGAVAAPAAEPAGADLPDFEFNIEARNLTRRQDYNQNWKGGGGSVQYSATSNGYSVTFSGAGDFVVGKGWRTGSASRTIKYQGNTQAQAGTVLLSVYGWSRNPLVEYYVQQYTSNGQGSAQGQKLGTYESDGATYEIWKHQQVNQPSIEGTSTFWQYISNRVSGSAPTSGTVTMANHINAWKQHGLNLGQLDYQVLATEGWGGASGSSSYTISG from the exons ATGGTTTCCTTCACCTACCTGGCTCTTCTTGCCTCGTcggtcctcggcgccgttgccgccccggccgccgagcctgctggcgctgacCTGCCCGACTTCGAGTTCAACATCGAGGCTCGCAACCTCACCCGCCGCCAGGACTACAACCAGAACTggaagggcggcggcggcagcgtccAGTACTCGGCTACGAGCAACGGCTACTCGGTCACCTTCTCGGGCGCTGGCGacttcgtcgtcggcaaGGGTTGGAGGACTGGCAGTGCTTCCCG GACCATCAAATACCAGGGCAACACGCAGGCCCAGGCCGGCACGGTCCTGCTCTCGGTCTACGGCTGGTCGCGCAACCCGCTGGTGGAGTACTACGTGCAGCAGTACACGTCGAACGGGCAGGGCTCGGCGCAGGGCCAGAAGCTGGGCACGTACGAGAGCGACGGGGCGACGTACGAGATCTGGAAGCACCAGCAGGTCAACCAGCCCTCGATCGAGGGCACCTCGACCTTCTGGCAGTACATCTCCAACCGCGTCAGCGGCTCGGCCCCCACCAGCGGCACCGTCACCATGGCCAACCACATCAACGCCTGGAAGCAGCACGGCCTCaacctcggccagctcgactACCAGGTCCTCGCCACCGAGGgctggggcggcgccagcggcagctCGAGCTACACCATCAGCGGCTAA